Proteins encoded together in one Styela clava chromosome 12, kaStyClav1.hap1.2, whole genome shotgun sequence window:
- the LOC120330439 gene encoding uncharacterized protein LOC120330439, protein MSISRYFIAIVLVFIAGLALLFAYFPSPLKLVQQQDQLRANVNSGKTFDNESATQDNPTVSSGNIPEPNSPLKDTTVNENVKSLKAKNRTTNSRKSLEAESDKGTFQKSVTTKTTNTTKSPENEIHVTKGRVEKNETLGALEATNDKIKANMAKMSKFANDTKSLKKERNATRLVNNVKEESKSIVSGVKAHIQDKMRQLHLRHPPLHPNHSQYHADFLNNYRHLYHEQHQKHELRHFTHHVHRPYRHQFNHHFFLNQFIYKLKGVRFCVFQYVKKKCSLHVLYQSMNFEPVTIFIADAQNLIVHENKLHRSGSYHNIPKTSGSFKVCMENYSWGPKKIFLSIRVENHWNSLVMNMSHYHGYTTLGRIRNLELEVRTMVTQLSQKRAAAATDLILSEDKIEFSIWMTWVVLIVSLITYILEVIEIHRIFRIAEATRTFSMDQIGRRRLLTSK, encoded by the exons ATGTCAATTTCTAGATATTTTATAGCAATTGTGTTGGTATTTATTGCGGGCCTGGCACTTCTATTTGCgtattttcccagtcccttgaAACTTGTGCAGCAGCAAGACCAACTCCGGGCGAATGTAAATTCCGGCAAGACTTTCGACAACGAGTCTGCAACACAGGACAACCCTACTGTGAGTAGTGGTAATATCCCCGAACCAAATAGCCCATTAAAAGACACTACTGTGAACGAAAATGTAAAGAGTTTGAAAGCTAAAAACAGAACAACGAATTCCCGAAAATCTTTAGAAGCAGAGTCAGATAAGGGTACCTTTCAAAAGTCAGTGACAACAAAAACTACAAATACCACCAAAAGTCCTGAGAACGAAATACATGTAACAAAAGGCAgagttgaaaaaaatgaaacgtTGGGTGCACTGGAAGctacaaatgataaaattaaagcCAATATGgctaaaatgtcaaaattcgCGAATGACACTAAAAGTTTGAAGAAAGAAAGAAACGCAACAAGACTAGTGAACAACGTCAAAGAAGAATCAAAGTCAATTGTATCAGGag TAAAAGCGCATATTCAAGATAAGATGAGACAGCTCCATTTACGACATCCACCATTGCATCCAAATCACTCTCAATATCATGCTGATTTTTTGAATAACTATCGCCATCTATATCACGAACAACATCAAAAGCACGAACTTCGTCATTTCACTCATCATGTGCATCGTCCATATCGCCACCAGTTCAACCATCACTTCTTTTtgaatcaatttatttataagcTGAAAGGCGTCCGATTTTGTGTCTTtcaatatgtcaaaaaaaaatgcTCACTGCATGTTTTATACCAG AGTATGAATTTTGAGCCTGTTACGATATTTATCGCAGATGCCCAGAACCTTATTGTACACGAAAACAAACTACATAGAAGTGGAAGTTATCACAACATACCAAAGACCAGTG GCTCGTTTAAAGTATGTATGGAAAACTACAGTTGGGGAccgaagaaaatatttttgtccattcgggttgaaaatcactggaaCAGTCTTGTTATGAATATGTCTCATTATCATGGATACACAACTCTG GGGCGAATAAGGAATTTGGAGTTAGAAGTTCGTACTATGGTCACGCAGTTGAGTCAGAAAAGAGCAGCTGCTGCAACTGACCTTATTCTTTCAGAGGACAAAATAGAATTCAGTATATGGATGACATGGGTGGTGTTGATTGTGTCGTTGATAACATATATCTTGGAAGTTATAGAAATTCATCGAATATTCAGAATCGCTGAGGCAACAAGAACTTTCTCTATGGATCAAATTGGGAGAAGACGATTGTTGACCAgtaaataa
- the LOC120329678 gene encoding uncharacterized protein LOC120329678, which translates to MDANETQGFDNCLYALDKWKNVVTNMEKPEKAESNLRSGEEKEIILYSEERKETLLEMSERFKLENPQKYAQRRNEHLIRQEESFGIYRPNRLVDSIEARLGSISVRKQAELARRKNMPPLLHLRVQYFEFKKKKRHDDHGSLISLFGDSEDNISKFEYKDQNDLKAFPSLLVQNDEKKKNKKCRVELRIMVVGATNLHKWIHSHDRKLKSRVVCAVQPDSELYGSGMSTPYTKPNYNNVTRWGHIFIIRGFNADMLMEKMITFTVEAQTSHGKKRIGYINVSTQGCILGRVKKSDADLCNNDPRFWKQFLLNPNEPVDVHLPIFPSETFRSKSPPRSLLQRLATIRTKSARMPSLHMKTFKSTGDLSSTGVNDSKQTL; encoded by the exons ATGGATGCAAACGAAACTCAAGG GTTCGACAATTGCTTGTACGCTCTTGACAAATGGAAAAATGTTGTAACGAATATGGAAAAACCGGAGAAAGCTGAATCTAACTTACGCTCTGGCGAAGAAAAGGAGATTATATTATATTCGGAAGAACGGAAAGAAACGTTACTTGAAATGAGTGAGCGGTTTAAACTAGAAAACCCTCAAAAGTATGCACAAAGACGAAACGAGCATCTCATTCGCCAAGAAGAGTCATTTGGTATTTACAGGCCTAATCGGTTGGTAGATTCAATTGAAGCAAGACTGGGAAGTATATCTGTAAGGAAACAGGCAGAATTGGCGAGGAGAAAAAATATG CCTCCGCTTCTTCATCTTCGCGTTCAGTACTTTGAATTCAAAAAGAAGAAACGCCACGACGACCACGGCTCCCTCATAAGTTTGTT CGGAGACTCTGAAgacaatatatcaaaatttgagtACAAAGATCAAAACGACCTAAAAGCATTTCCATCGCTCCTTGtacaaaatgatgaaaaaaagaaaaacaaaaaatgcagAGTTGAGCTTAGAATAATGGTAGTCGGAGCAACAAATTTACACAAATGGATTCACAGCCATGACAGAAAACTCAAATCGAGAGTTGTCTGTGCGGTGCAACCGGATAGTGAGCTGTATGGATCCGGAATGTCCACACCTTATACAAAACCCAATTATAACAACGTGACAAG GTGGGGCCACATATTTATCATCCGTGGATTTAATGCTGACATGCTGATGgagaaaatgattacatttacAGTTGAAGCACAAACTTCTCACGGAAAGAAACGAATTGGTTATATCAACGTTTCAACTCAGGGAT GTATTCTTGGTCGCGTGAAAAAATCAGATGCAGACTTATGTAACAATGATCCAAGATTTTGGAAACAATTTCTGCTCAACCCTAATGAGCCAGTGGACGTTCATCTCCCTATCTTTCCTTCGGAGACCTTTCGCAGTAAAAGTCCGCCCAGATCACTCCTACAACGGCTGGCGACCATCAGAACAAAATCGGCCAGAATGCCAAGCCTTCACATGAAAACCTTCAAAAGTACCGGCGATCTGAGTTCGACGGGTGTTAATGATTCAAAACAAACACTTTGA